A section of the Triticum dicoccoides isolate Atlit2015 ecotype Zavitan chromosome 7A, WEW_v2.0, whole genome shotgun sequence genome encodes:
- the LOC119329872 gene encoding probable methyltransferase PMT17 gives MRHLEFQRMRVTLAIGVVGLCATAYILGAWQGTSSAIKDAPRPVYAKTQCDEAASRAPSNASGAPSVASVTSSGARLDFQAHHRVAFNESLLATEMIPPCQLKYSEYTPCHDPRTARKFPKAMMQYRERHCPTKEKLFRCLIPAPPKYKNPFTWPQSRDYAWYDNIPHRELSIEKAVQNWIQVEGDRFRFPGGGTMFPHGADAYIDDIDALIPLTDGNIRTALDTGCGVASWGAFLLKRGIITMSFAPRDSHEAQVQFALERGVPAMIGVMATDRIPYPARAFDMAHCSRCLIPWNKLDGLYLVEVDRVLRPGGYWILSGPPIRWKKHYKGWQRTEEDLKQEQDEIEDLAKRLCWKKVVEKDDLAVWQKPINHMECANNRNADETPQFCNSSDVDTAWYKKMETCISPLPEVQTEEEAAGGALEKWPERASAVPPRINRGSVSGITPEKFEEDKKLWAERADHYKKLIPPLTKGRYRNVMDMDAGMGGFAAALMEYPLWVMNVVPSGSAPDALGVIYERGFIGTFHDWCEAFSTYPRTYDLIHADKVFSFYQDRCDITYILLEMDRILRPEGTVIFRDTVEMLVKIQAITNGMRWKSQIMDHESGPFNPEKILVAVKTYWTAEPAQKQQ, from the exons ATGCGCCACCTGGAGTTCCAGAGGATGCGCGTGACGCTGGCAATCGGCGTGGTCGGCCTGTGCGCCACGGCGTACATCCTTGGTGCCTGGCAAGGCACCTCGTCCGCCATAAAGGACGCCCCCAGGCCTGTGTACGCCAAGACGCAGTGCGACGAAGCTGCCTCGCGTGCCCCCAGCAATGCGTCAGGCGCCCCCAGCGTCGCCTCGGTGACATCCTCGGGCGCCCGTCTCGATTTCCAGGCCCACCACCGGGTGGCCTTCAACGAGTCGTTGCTGGCGACGGAGATGATCCCGCCGTGTCAGCTCAAGTACAGCGAGTACACCCCTTGCCATGACCCGAGGACGGCGAGGAAGTTTCCAAAGGCGATGATGCAGTACAGGGAGAGGCACTGCCCCACAAAAGAAAAATTGTTCCGGTGCCTGATCCCTGCGCCCCCGAAGTATAAGAACCCCTTCACGTGGCCGCAGAGTCGGGATTATGCGTGGTATGATAACATCCCTCACCGGGAGCTGAGTATCGAGAAGGCCGTGCAGAATTGGATTCAGGTTGAGGGGGACAGGTTTAGGTTCCCTGGTGGTGGCACGATGTTCCCGCATGGTGCTGATGCTTATATCGATGATATCGATGCCCTCATACCGTTAACTGACGGCAACATCAGAACTGCACTTGATACTGGATGTGGG GTGGCAAGTTGGGGTGCTTTTCTTCTGAAGAGGGGCATCATCACCATGTCATTTGCACCAAGGGATTCGCACGAGGCACAGGTACAGTTTGCGTTAGAGAGGGGAGTGCCGGCTATGATTGGAGTAATGGCAACCGATAGAATCCCATATCCTGCTAGAGCATTTGACATGGCGCACTGCTCTAGATGTTTGATCCCATGGAACAAGCTCG ACGGTTTATATCTGGTTGAAGTAGACAGAGTTCTAAGACCAGGAGGCTACTGGATCCTCTCTGGGCCTCCAATCCGTTGGAAGAAGCACTACAAGGGGTGGCAAAGAACAGAGGAAGACCTGAAGCAAGAGCAAGATGAGATTGAGGACCTAGCAAAGCGCCTCTGCTGGAAGAAGGTGGTAGAGAAAGATGACCTTGCCGTATGGCAGAAACCTATCAACCATATGGAGTGTGCTAATAATCGGAATGCCGACGAAACTCCGCAGTTCTGCAACAGCAGTGATGTGGACACTGCTTG GTACAAGAAGATGGAGACATGCATATCTCCTCTGCCGGAAGTGCAAACCGAGGAAGAAGCTGCTGGCGGAGCCCTCGAGAAATGGCCAGAAAGAGCATCCGCAGTTCCGCCGAGAATAAACCGAGGTTCAGTTTCAGGCATCACCCCTGAGAAGTTCGAAGAGGACAAGAAGTTGTGGGCAGAGCGAGCGGACCACTACAAGAAACTGATCCCGCCACTGACCAAGGGGCGATACAGGAACGTGATGGACATGGATGCGGGGATGGGGGGTTTTGCTGCTGCGCTGATGGAGTATCCACTCTGGGTGATGAATGTGGTGCCTTCAGGTTCTGCTCCTGATGCCCTCGGTGTTATCTACGAGCGGGGGTTCATCGGGACATTCCATGACTGGTGTGAGGCTTTCTCGACGTATCCCAGGACGTATGACCTCATCCATGCTGATAAAGTGTTCAGCTTTTATCAGGATAG GTGTGACATAACATACATTCTCCTGGAGATGGACCGGATTCTGCGGCCTGAAGGGACGGTGATCTTCAGGGACACCGTGGAGATGTTAGTGAAGATACAAGCCATCACCAATGGCATGAGATGGAAGAGCCAGATCATGGATCATGAATCCGGGCCGTTCAACCCTGAGAAGATCCTTGTGGCCGTCAAAACTTACTGGACCGCGGAGCCTGCCCAAAAGCAGCAATAG